The genomic interval CTGTCGTTGGAGGTTATCCTGCGAACCACAAAGGTTACATGGAATGATCGGGAACTCCTTGATTTCAGCATATCGTGCGATATCCTCCTCCTGGCAATAGGCCATAGGGCGTATCAGAATATTACGTCCTGAATCCGCCAGCAGCTTAGGGGGCATTGCCTTGAGCTTTCCACCGTAAAACATGTTAAGGAACAGGGTTTCGATAATATCATCCCGATGGTGACCCAGAGCCACTTTGTTTGCCTGGATCTGTTCTGCAAAGGCATACAGAGTTCCCCGTCGCAAACGGGAGCAAATTCCGCAGGTGGTTTTTCCTTCCGGTACCATATCCTGGACAATGCTATACGTATCCCGTTCCAAAATATGATAAGGCACGTTGAGAGACTGCAAGTATTCAGGGAGTACATGCTCAGGGAAACCGGGTTGTTTCTGATCAAGATTAACGGCTACCAACTCAAAATTTACAGGTGCACTTTTCTGTAGCCCCAGAAGAATATCCAGCATGGTGTAGGAATCCTTACCTCCTGACAAACACACCATGACCTTGTCGCCATCTTCGATCATATTGTAGTCAGCAATCGCTTTTCCGACTTCCCGGCGCAGGCGCTTTTGTAATTTGTTAAATTCTGTTTTGTCTTTTTTACTGAGTGTTTGCATGGTTTGAGGCAGGATTGGAATATGGATAAAAAACGAACGCGCGTTCTACCATTTTCCTCAGAGCTTGTAAATCAAGCCGCCATGGAGTCTTGTTTTAACCAGGCCTGTAAAAAATGCACAAACTTGACTTTGTCGTGAAACTCCCGGCTGGGATGAAAATATTTACACCAGTATTCGGCCATTCTTATGACATCGTTTTTCGCGGGTACAGAGATCCCTGAGCTTTCATACATAAACCATGCAATTGCGGTGGAATAAGCCAGATTGGTGGATAGTTCGAGATGAGGTTGTTCGAGAAAGCTTCTCTGACCAGCCAAACCTCTGACTTTACTGGCCAAATCTGGTGTCTGTGCCAGATAATTGTCCCAAATATTGTTATGTTCCTGCTCTGTGATATTAAAAAGACCATAGCCCTGGTCAGAATTACAACGTAAATGATATCCAAGATCTGATTCTGTGGCGGCGGTGGCAATCAGCAGAGTTTCATGCGCTTCATTCCAGACTCCAAAATATTCCAGGGTCGGTTTAATAACGCAGTTTTTTAATTCGCTTGCACAGATACCCATATATTTCACCAAAAAAATGAAGTAAATGGTCTTCAGTCAATATTCACTATATCGGTCTATAGACACCGAAACTAAAGACTATTTACATTATCCGTCAATAAAAGTACTTATAAATTACGCTAGCAAAATCTATGAAAGGTATTAGATCTTTTAGTTGGCTCTCATTTAATTGTTAGCGTATTTAGTCACTAAAAATACGTGCAGGATGTTTGTTTTAGGTGTAATTGACGACTTTGATCGCAACTGAAGATAGGATTTGTTCCAACTCTTCTAAAAAGTGTCAGATATTTTTACGCTGCTGAATACAGTCGGGTAGGTGCTGCATCAAAAACGCGTCATGCAGGTGATAATGAGTGTCACTTTCTATCGCTCTTGGGTAGCGAGGGGCAGACCTATCATTAATAAGATTGCCCCAGTGACTGGTTGTCTTAATAAACTCTATTGCAAACGCTTCGTCCCAGGAAAAGCAGCCTTTAAGAATGACATCCAGATAACTTTGGGTTATCGGATATTCTGATGATGGTGATCTGGTTTGGTGACCGACATAGGTCCAGACGATTGCGTGGTCAGGGAGTTGATGCTCAGCGGTAATGCGACTTGTTTCCAATGCAATTCGTCCGTACCCCTGTTCCCGCTCATCAAATTTGGCCAGGTTTTCTGTATCTACTGGAAATATCACGCCATTACATTCAGAAATGTCGTCCTGAACAGCTCCTACCGCAGTGTGCATTGCCTGTGGTACAGAAACGTACCAGCCACGTTTAATTCCTTTAACGGTCGCAGGGATTGCATTGCCTGTGATGCCAGTGCGTGCACGGCTGTCTGCGCAAATCAGACTGCCATAACCAAAAATGTAATTGTTCATGAAATAACGGCCTCTACTGCAGAATAAGCGGTCCATATCGCCAGGAAAAAGATCAATAATGCACTGAAAATCCGGGTGATTCTGTGGGAGATCAGTTTAATCACGGATTGGCTGAAAATTGTGAGTCCGGCCATGGCCGGAAATGTGCCAAGCCCGAATGCCAGCATGGTCAGTGCGCCGTAGAGAGGATTTGCTGACAAACTGGCCAGACCCAGGGCTGAGTAGATCATACCGCAGGGCAACCAGCCCCAAATAACACCAGCCACGAATGCCATGATCATTGAATTAGGACGTTTTATTTTGGTCGCCAAAGGTTGTATCAATGACCATAACACCTTACCCAAGCGCTCCACACCAGCCAGTGCATTCCAGACCCCAGACAGATACAGTGCCATTCCCAGCAACAATAATGCTGCCAGTAGCCGCAGGTAGAAAATAAAAGATTGTGGAATGAGACTGGCAAATAACGCAAAGATCAAACCTATTACCATGTAGCTGCTGATGCGCCCCACTTGATAGAGCAGGCTATATCCGAGGTGACCTGGCGCGTTGAGCCCTAATGCCGTGGCAATCCCTCCACACATGGCGACACAGTGACCGGCTCCCAGAAGACCCAATAAGAATGCGGGTAGTAATTGTTCAATCATGTTTATTTGAATCTTTCTTCTGCGGCATTTTGTCCAGATCGTCGTCATAAAGAATTTTATGTGCTGGACTGTCGAGGTCATCATACTGTCCTTTTCGGACGGCCCAGACCAAGCCTGCGAGAGCTGTACCCAGTAACAAAAGAGATAGTGGTATCAGTAAATATAGAATCTGCATGTTATATCTGTACTTTTCGAGTCAGTCTGAGAGCATTTAATACTACCAGAAGCGAACTAAAAGACATGCCTACGGCAGCCATCCACGGACTGATAAGCCCAGTCATGGCGAGTGGTAATGCAATAAGGTTGTAGATTAGTCCCCAAGCCAGATTCTGGCGGATGATGCGTTGGGTTTTTCGGGCCAGGATAATGGCCATCGGAATTTTAGCCAACTGGTTGTTCAGCAGCAAAATATCAGCAGTTTGTTTGGTCAGTTCGGTTGCACTGGCCATGGCAATGGATACATCTGCACGGCTTAAGGACAAAGTATCATTGAGTCCATCGCCAATCATCAGTACCGGATGCTCAATCGCCTCTATATATTGTACTTTCGTATGTGGACTTTGCTCTGCAGCAACATGGTCGAGCCGTAAAACATCATTGATTTGCCGGGCTCTTTCAGTTCTGTCCCCCGTGAGCATGTGAGTTGTCAGCAGGGTCTTTTGCTTGAGAGCCTGCACGGCCATCATAGCATCTGGCCGTAACTGATCAGCGACTTCAATCCATGCAATATCGGTATCAGCAGAGCTGAGCAATAACCAATGGCCGTTTCCCGGTCTGGTGATGCCGGGGCGAATCCATTCGGGCTTGCCCAGGCGATATTGATGTGAATCGACAAACCCTTCAATACCTTCAGAGGTGTGAACAGAGATATTCCTCACCTGTAGTGAACCTATGAACGGTTTGAAGGCGACGGCAACAGGGTGCTCGCTGTGAGCTTCCAGAGCTGCGCAGGTAATCAGTATTTGATGTTCGTTCCATTGGTTGCTGAGTGACTTTACTTGGACAACATCAAACTGCCCGTTGGTCAGTGTCCCTGTTTTATCAAATACGACTTCAGAAACCCCTGCCAGAGCAGGTAATGCATGTCCTCTTGTTGCGATTATTCCCTCTGTACGTAAATTGGCGCTGGAGGCCGTTAACGCAACAGGCGTGGCAAGGGACAGGGCACAAGGGCAGGTGACAACCAGAACAGATAATGCTATCCAGAATGCTCTTTCCGAATCGACGAAATACCAGCCTATTCCAGTGAATATTGAAAGAGCGAGAATTACCAAAACAAATGTACTGGCTCCCTGATCTGCAATTTCCGCTATACGAGGTTTTTCCGCTTCCATACGGTTTAGCAGGCGAACCATCAGACTGATGGATGATGAGCTGGGCGCGTGTGATACCTGGACGCGTATAACTCCTTCGGTATTGGTTGATCCGGCAAGTATGTGATCTCCGGGCTGCTTATGTACTGGATCAAATTCGCCTGTGATCATGGATTCATCAATTGCTGCCTGGCCAGAGATGATGGATCCATCGGCAGGTGCTGATTCTCCCGGTAAAATTTCAATGATGTCGTTTACGGTCAACTTTTTACTGGGGATTTCCAGTAGTTGATCCTCTTTGACAACATGAGCGGTTGCTGGTACCAGATCGTCGATAGAATTACTGCTGACGGCAAGATGTTGTCTGGCCCTGAATTCGAGGAAACGTCCCAGCAGCAGAAAAAATGTAAACATGGTAACAGACTCATAATAGGTTTCGCCTGTTTGAGTGAACGTTGCCCACACGCTTGGAACGAAAGCCAGTATGATGGCAAGCGATACCGGAACATCCATGCCCAGATGCCTGCTTTTCAAGTCTCTCAGGGCAGCCTGATAAAACGGAAAAGCAGAATAGAAGAACACTGGTAGAGTCAGAATAAGGCTGGTCCAACGAAGCAGGTTCTCAAATTGCCAGTCTATTTGCCCCAAATAGATCGCGAAAGTATTCATCATGACTTGCATCATTCCGATACCCGCTATGCCTATTCGTACAAGAAAGTCTTTCTGGGTTCTGTCAATGATGCTGACTTGTTGGCTGGGTTGATAAGGTTTTCCCCGATACCCCAAATGATGAAGTTCTACAAACACTTGTGAGAGTTTTCGCGCGGTAAGATCGATTTCTATGCGCAACTGGTGATTGGTCAGGTTCAAATTGGCCTGATGAATGCCCTCAAGTTGTAGTAATCGTTTTTCGATCAGCCAGACACAAGCAGCACAGCTTATTCCTTCAATGGCAAGGGTAAAAGAGGCATGGGTTGGGTCAGTCCGGTCAACGAAATCATCCTGGATATCAGGATCGTCATAACTTTTGTATTGGCTGGTATGGCGACGTCTAAAAGTTTCGGGGTTCTCGCTGGCATTTTCCCGAAACTTGTAAAATTGGTCCAAGCCACAGCCGGCTATGGCCAATGCCGCTGCCATACACCCGGCACAACAAAAACAACGCTCTTCGTTTAATACGGTCGCGCGAAATTGGTTTGTTGCATTGGGCAGGCCACAGTGAAAACAAACCTCATCTGGTCTATCTGTCATAAACACTATGACTTCGGTTTGAGGAATACCTGTTCATTTAACGGAAATACTGCTTCGCCGTGCAGGCGCCAGAAGTCATTTAAATGGTTATTCTCGTCAGCAGGTTGTATCTGCAATAACCTGCGTCCGGAAACTGCCTCAGAGAGGGCTCCTGTGTAGATACCACCGCTATTGGTTAAAACAATATTGACATCTTTCGACGCCTGAGTTGGAAAAATAATCTGCAGGCTGAGCTGCGCAGGCAGAGTATCAAGGTTGCCCGATAAACTGAGTCTGATGATTTGATTTTCCAGGCTCATTCGAGCTTGAATATTTCGGCTGGTAGCGTATTCGTCCTGTTGTTCCCTGACTTTAATGGCCAGACCATCTTTATAAAAATTATCAACCACAACTCCATCGTTGCTACTGATCGCTAGATAGAGCATCAGGAAGCTGGCACAAATGACCACAATAAGAGGTGCCAGAACTAGCCACAACCAAACCTGCTTATACCATGGTGCAGAATCACGATTCATTGTCATACTCAATGTTTAAAGTCCGCTGGTCCAAAAAAGCGACTTTCCGTGGTTACTTTAACGTTGTCATCACTTTTATCTGTCAAAGTAAAGAAAATTGCCTGACTTGGAGTGGTTAATGCTTTAGGCGAAGCGACCAAACGGAGTGGAAGGTCGATGCTTTCACCTGAATCCAGTGAAATGGATGCGTTGTTAACAATCTTAAGAGAATCAGGGCCCTTAACGGTCAGAACAAAATTACGCCGCTCTTCAGCCATATTCATAACCTTAACCTGATAGGTGTTTTCGACCAGTCCGTTGGGAGTCATTCTGTGTAGTGCCCCGCGATCACGAATGATATCCATTGCAAGTGGAATCCGAGTTGCGATGGTGTAACTAAACAAGGACATCATCACAATCAGTGCAGCACCATAACCCAAGAGTCTTGGGCGAACAGGGTTGGTCTTTTCTCCTGACAGGTTATGTTCTGTTGTATAACGTATCAGCCCTTTTTCATAGCCCATCTTATCCATGACTGAGTCACAGGCATCAATACAGGCGGCACAACTGATACATTCATATTGAAGGCCATCCCGGATATCGATACCGGTTGGGCAAACCTGAACACACAGGTCGCAATCTATGCAGTCACCAAGACCCAGTTCTTTGGGGTCGACTCCGCGCTTGCGACTACCCCGTGTCTCACCGCGTTTAGGGTCGTAAGACACGATCAAGGTATCTTTATCAAACATGACGGATTGGAAGCGAGCATATGGACACATATAGATACAAACTTGCT from Gynuella sunshinyii YC6258 carries:
- the ttcA gene encoding tRNA 2-thiocytidine(32) synthetase TtcA, whose amino-acid sequence is MQTLSKKDKTEFNKLQKRLRREVGKAIADYNMIEDGDKVMVCLSGGKDSYTMLDILLGLQKSAPVNFELVAVNLDQKQPGFPEHVLPEYLQSLNVPYHILERDTYSIVQDMVPEGKTTCGICSRLRRGTLYAFAEQIQANKVALGHHRDDIIETLFLNMFYGGKLKAMPPKLLADSGRNILIRPMAYCQEEDIARYAEIKEFPIIPCNLCGSQDNLQRQAIKQMLKGWEKQQPGRSEIIFRAIQNVAPSQLADTRLFDFNALSINGIASLSIDDDGPLSPMKQTQVESWEPGTMN
- a CDS encoding gamma-glutamylcyclotransferase family protein, which encodes MNNYIFGYGSLICADSRARTGITGNAIPATVKGIKRGWYVSVPQAMHTAVGAVQDDISECNGVIFPVDTENLAKFDEREQGYGRIALETSRITAEHQLPDHAIVWTYVGHQTRSPSSEYPITQSYLDVILKGCFSWDEAFAIEFIKTTSHWGNLINDRSAPRYPRAIESDTHYHLHDAFLMQHLPDCIQQRKNI
- a CDS encoding sulfite exporter TauE/SafE family protein, which translates into the protein MIEQLLPAFLLGLLGAGHCVAMCGGIATALGLNAPGHLGYSLLYQVGRISSYMVIGLIFALFASLIPQSFIFYLRLLAALLLLGMALYLSGVWNALAGVERLGKVLWSLIQPLATKIKRPNSMIMAFVAGVIWGWLPCGMIYSALGLASLSANPLYGALTMLAFGLGTFPAMAGLTIFSQSVIKLISHRITRIFSALLIFFLAIWTAYSAVEAVIS
- the ccoS gene encoding cbb3-type cytochrome oxidase assembly protein CcoS, whose translation is MQILYLLIPLSLLLLGTALAGLVWAVRKGQYDDLDSPAHKILYDDDLDKMPQKKDSNKHD
- a CDS encoding heavy metal translocating P-type ATPase, with product MTDRPDEVCFHCGLPNATNQFRATVLNEERCFCCAGCMAAALAIAGCGLDQFYKFRENASENPETFRRRHTSQYKSYDDPDIQDDFVDRTDPTHASFTLAIEGISCAACVWLIEKRLLQLEGIHQANLNLTNHQLRIEIDLTARKLSQVFVELHHLGYRGKPYQPSQQVSIIDRTQKDFLVRIGIAGIGMMQVMMNTFAIYLGQIDWQFENLLRWTSLILTLPVFFYSAFPFYQAALRDLKSRHLGMDVPVSLAIILAFVPSVWATFTQTGETYYESVTMFTFFLLLGRFLEFRARQHLAVSSNSIDDLVPATAHVVKEDQLLEIPSKKLTVNDIIEILPGESAPADGSIISGQAAIDESMITGEFDPVHKQPGDHILAGSTNTEGVIRVQVSHAPSSSSISLMVRLLNRMEAEKPRIAEIADQGASTFVLVILALSIFTGIGWYFVDSERAFWIALSVLVVTCPCALSLATPVALTASSANLRTEGIIATRGHALPALAGVSEVVFDKTGTLTNGQFDVVQVKSLSNQWNEHQILITCAALEAHSEHPVAVAFKPFIGSLQVRNISVHTSEGIEGFVDSHQYRLGKPEWIRPGITRPGNGHWLLLSSADTDIAWIEVADQLRPDAMMAVQALKQKTLLTTHMLTGDRTERARQINDVLRLDHVAAEQSPHTKVQYIEAIEHPVLMIGDGLNDTLSLSRADVSIAMASATELTKQTADILLLNNQLAKIPMAIILARKTQRIIRQNLAWGLIYNLIALPLAMTGLISPWMAAVGMSFSSLLVVLNALRLTRKVQI
- a CDS encoding FixH family protein, translating into MNRDSAPWYKQVWLWLVLAPLIVVICASFLMLYLAISSNDGVVVDNFYKDGLAIKVREQQDEYATSRNIQARMSLENQIIRLSLSGNLDTLPAQLSLQIIFPTQASKDVNIVLTNSGGIYTGALSEAVSGRRLLQIQPADENNHLNDFWRLHGEAVFPLNEQVFLKPKS
- the ccoG gene encoding cytochrome c oxidase accessory protein CcoG translates to MSEKIKLQDVTPKSESYDLYQAHEKIYIRRVKGLFRSLRFFGGIFLFSLYFGSPWLNWDGRQAIWFDLPSRKFYILGITFWPQDFMLLSWLLIIAAFSLFFITVYAGRVWCGYTCPQSVWTWIFMWFEEKTEGQRNRRIKLDAQPISIEKILRKTAKHASWLMVAFWTGFTFVGYFSPIRTLTMDLATFAISGWSLFWTLFFTVATYLNAGWMREQVCIYMCPYARFQSVMFDKDTLIVSYDPKRGETRGSRKRGVDPKELGLGDCIDCDLCVQVCPTGIDIRDGLQYECISCAACIDACDSVMDKMGYEKGLIRYTTEHNLSGEKTNPVRPRLLGYGAALIVMMSLFSYTIATRIPLAMDIIRDRGALHRMTPNGLVENTYQVKVMNMAEERRNFVLTVKGPDSLKIVNNASISLDSGESIDLPLRLVASPKALTTPSQAIFFTLTDKSDDNVKVTTESRFFGPADFKH